The following is a genomic window from Homalodisca vitripennis isolate AUS2020 chromosome 5, UT_GWSS_2.1, whole genome shotgun sequence.
TCTACCTCTGACTCCGTTCTCTATAGACTTTTGTTGCACGATGCAAcgtggaaaaataaaaacatagatcTATGGATTCCTCATGACACTAAagattaagtttaataaataactttgggttttttattcctttattgCTCCTCCACAACCTCtgtcaatattttgttgtttatgtacagaaaagaaaatatctttaaggATCCAGACTTTAAAGATGAATGAATTAGAAAATCTGACGGTAGATTTGTACATGTTCAACATTTGAAGCTGAAGATCTCTTCCTTTCCTGTTTAATTTCAATGTAGAAATCTTCCGAATTTTGAGTGGTTTCCAGAATCTAGGAAATTCTTGAGGTATGAAGCTTATAGAGATCGGGATTTCCCAGTGACTGGCAACTTAGAATCTGGACGTTTTCAAAAACCGGAAGCTGCGAGTATCTGTGTAGTTTTAAGGCTGAAAATTTTCAGAGACAATTATGCGACCTTCCAAAAATGAAAAGATCCTAGATGTAACAAATTCCAATGGCAGAAACATACAGGGTAAGGGAGCTCACTACTTGGTACTGGAACTTCCCGTATTTCTGGAAATTCAGAAGGCTGGGATATTTCAGATGTCAGACACTTCTAAGTCATGAACCTACTCCCAAGCCAAAAGCTTCCAGTACTAAAGCATTTCAGATGACAGAAACCTGATCAAAAAGACCAAGACCTTTCacttataaaaaattgaatattcctAGTGTTAGGAGATCCCAGATATTGGGTATTCCTAGGCGCTGGGAAATTCTATATTCTGTTAGGTTCTAGGAGACCATATTTCAAAGGCTGCTCTAAGAATCATTGAAATTGTTCCTGATGTGTATGACCAGTTTTGTTAATTCTCATTTAAACCAGTTGATTTTattccatttataattttatttatataagaataaaaatagaaCCAAATACGACGTACTTATGAAGTAGCAAAAAATTTCAATGCATAGagctataaaaaaaatcatcattccTCTACTACAATGTTTGAATTTTCTATGGAATAAATGGTAACCCAGAGTGGTTTTTGATCGCACTTTGAATGAAAAACTTAAGCTCCGGCTCAAAACCTGTTTCTGGATAACTGCTCTACTTAacttatttgaaacaaaaacattcGACATGGATGttctatttttaacaaactttaagaGTCAAGGCTATAAAGCTCCAGGGTTAAGAGCATTTTGTTTAAACCAATATTGAAGTTGCCATTTTAAATACCGACTTTTATATTTCCTGTGAGACcgcttaattaaaaaaattaaaaaacaagtgattgtaatatgatttaatataatataaaagagcATGTCCTTGTGGATAAAACAGTGTGCAATATGATGGTAGaagtataacaattatatttttatgaaatttaaaaaaatatcgtcTTTACGCCAAAACTGCCTTGCCGTTATAGAGGTTCACCATTAGCAGTTCTAGTGTACAGGATCTTGTGTGAACTTTTCTGAAGGATGGAAGAGATAATTCAAAGAAGTCAGCCAATGTAGGAACTTTACTAAAAGTCAACATACCGCTCTTATTCACATAATAAGTTGCTTTAAATATTCTGCGGAAGATAGTCATTTAACTGTTGACCAAACAGCGCTTAACATTTTAAGTAAGgagaaaataatttcaatatgtaaatgtgttgtaaattttacgtaaatatattgttttaaaaatcatcatCCTTTTTATTGATTACGTAAActaatattgtgtgtgtgtgtgtgtgtgtgtgtgtgtgtgtgtgtgtgtgtgtgtgtgtgtgtgtgtgtgtgtgtgtgtgtgtgtgtgtgtgtaaactaaccattatattaaatatacaatatacgaATGTATGTACTGCATTATTAATAATTCTGATGACAAGACAtagcattttattaaataaaaattgcttatgATTCACTCATATTACTTTATATACCTTCAATCGCATTCAGTTATAAACcctcaatacatttttaaaattgttgctgaaaatgtttaattttaaaaacagtttttggtaTCCTGAACTGAAAGTTTAGTTCGTAATAACATACATAGTATAGGCGGTAAAATATGATCTAAATATGATAAAAGAACTATGatctaaaactaaaaacactGAGGTGCCAGAAAGCTATCAATCAAATTGCTCGCTCTGACACTAAATCAAAAGCTATATGGGCAGTAGTAAACCAGGAGAGAAAGCGAAAACTTCAAAAGATGCTATATAACTGCTCGATCCAATGGGTGAGGTTATCAGTGACTCTCAATTAATGGCTAACTTTTTTAACTCTGTGTTCATAGAATTAGCGGATAATGCTGCTTTTGCTGCTAATCCTAAACCAAACCCTATGACAATTGTCCCATACCAAGAGACtccagttttgtttttttacatatccAAAGAAGATAATGTATCTGCTAAGATCCTTAAAGTTTATTGTAATGAACTTGCCTACCCACTAACTCTAATTATCAGCATGTCTTTTAGAGAAGGAAAGTTTTCAGCACAGCTTAAACTAGCCAAAGTTATACCCCTTCTCAAGCAAGGTAGTCCTAGGGAAGTGGGTAACTACCGTCCAATATCGTTAATATCAACATTCCCCAAGGTAATTGAAAAGGTGGTCGTATCCAGACTCACGAATCACCTTTTTAAGCACGATCTACTTACAAAGTATCAGCATGGATTCATAAAAGGGCGTTCTGCAACTACTGCTGTGATGGACCTTGTAGAGTTTATAATCGATCAATTGGAGGATGGAAACCCAACTACTACTACACTATTAGACTtcagtaaggcatttgattgtctTGACCATGTGCAGGTGCTGAATAAATTAGAAGCAGTCGGTACATGACATGTCAGCTAGATGGTTCGATAGATATCTGTCAAACAGGCAACAGCTGGTTGAACTAAAATACACAGAGAAGGGCTTTAATTGAATAGTGAGATCCAAACCGCTTCCAGTCTTAAGAGGTGCACCACAGGGATCCGTCTTAGGACCTATccttcttattttatttactaaagacCTCCCTAAATACTTGGAAGAATATTCAACAACCATAATGTATGCGGACGATACAGCACTCCTCCTCGGTGACTCCACCTAGGGTAGCCTAGAAGTCTCAGTCCATTTAGCAATGGAGATGGCTGTTAAGTACTGCCATAATAACAATCTAGTTGTAAATGAGAGTAAATGTAAGCAGCTCGTCATGGGTCGCAGAAAACAGGAGGTGGGAATGCTGCCAAACATTGAATAATCGAGCCAAATACTTGGGTATTACAATTGACAACAGCCTGAATTGGACTAGACATGTTGGCAATCTGCAAAAAGCTGGCCACAGGACTTTATGTTGTAAAGGGGGAATTAAGTCTATAAATGATCTAAAAACAGCTACTACCGCTTACTATGCCGTTTTTGAGTCTCACCTCAGCTACTGTCTTTCAGCATAGGGCAACTCTAGTAAAGCAAATCTACAAATAACCCTTATTCTTAAAAAAGTGTGTCCGCATTTTAGCTGGTCTACAGCCTAGAGAAACTTGTAAATATGCCTTTATTGAGCTCTACATAGTCACTGTGGTATCTCTATACATGCTTCGTGATAATGTTCGcatacaataaaaacttgacaCGGGGTAGGGACCTGCACACACACAACACCCACCGGGCTGCAGATTTTACCTTACCAGTACACAGAACGGCACTGTTTTCAGAGAACCCATCGTACATGGAATCCAAGCTTTTTAATGTCCTGCCTGAAGACATCAAATCACAGAGCAGTAGCGATTCCATTGAGACAGAGCTAAGAAGATGGTTGCTGCATCATCCATTTTACACAATTGAAGAGTTCTTAAATTGGAAAACGCAATGAAATCTTGACACTTAAAACTATACTCATGTATTATCCCtgaattatacttttgttttgacgcaattttaattctttaagaaTGTACAAATAAAGCCTATTGTCTAATAGTGTATCAATACGTAGTcttgttatatttttctaactAATTTCTGTCATTTTCCATCTTTTGAGGTTTACTAATTCATGAACTTCCCTATGATCCCATATTTGTCATCACACATATAGTAGAAGTATTACATTGTAGTGTATATAGCATTTTAGTATTCACAAATTAAATTCTAATGGTTGGTAGTTATCATAATCACATCACATGTTTTTGTAACGGTCGCCTGACGCTGGCTGCCTGGCTGGCGGGAATATAGGCCGTTGAATCTTTCTCGTTGAACTGTATCGTCGTCGTCGATCATGCAAGTAGTATGGAATCGTGTGGCAACgttatttatacattgttgttgGCGTGTTTTGTGAAAcgtatttactaacatttttttatattttcgtgtGCTGTTATTCTGAAAGAATTTTACAAGCAACATTTAACTTAAGTTCAATTCAAATGGTTGTACAGGTTATTGTTGTAAAGTGTGCTTTTCAAGAAGGTAGGTTATGAATCATGTCCTACATTGAAAACCCACCGGTATCgtgattaaaattacaaagtatacaaatatatttccgTATTTGGGTTAAAGAACTCTGCCTGAAATATTCTGTATATAACATGCTAAATACCATGAAACAGATTCAAGAAACTGCAGTTATTAGTTCAATGAGGCCGGAGAATAGTAAGAATCCTGAAACTCATGTTTGGAGAATGAGAATGGCAGTATTATGGAGCCTAGCTATGCAATTCattttactgtttgtttttattcttttcacgAATTTAGATATATTCCATCCTTTTACTTGGATTGCAAATTGTTTCCGAACTTTCATTTCATTAAGTATTTGGTTGAAACTCCTAACTCTAGTCGTTGTTATTTACATTCAAGGGGAGGTATGCAAAAAGGACTACGTAACTGGCCCAATTTACCACTCAACACGATTCCAAAAGATATGTAAAGTGTTTTCTGTTAgaaatttgttgttgttgttattacacATGGTTATTGGTGCTACTATATTTTGGATCTATATTACCATATCAGGAAAATCTTACGAATCCCTTACAAAACAGTGTTATGAAAGTACGATGAATAAAAACTCTGAAACTTGCCTGGTAGAGAGAAAATTCTTCTTGATGTTGGGAGGAATTTGGCTAGGAATGTATTACTTTGCAAATGACTATATGTTTGGATCAAGAGCTTTAACATTTCCATTAATTCAACAGTATAAATTCTACAGAATGAAGGCTGCattgaaacaaaacattcaaaagtctgtGAAAGAGTCAATTTTACCTACTGTTACATTTctaattttgtactatttatatgGAGGTTATGTTCGAAATAAGTTCATTGAATTGACTTTGTATAGGCTGGACAGTGAACCTATTGATTCAATTACGGGCCTAATGAATATTAATCTTGTACTTTCACTGTGGCTGTTTTCTTCAATTTTCATCGTAGCACTACAAATGATGGAGTTGCTTTTCAATGTTTACTTAACTGAACACTGTAGCTTTCCTATTACCTTGGCCACGTCACCTTCACAAAACTGTATGAGCTTGATAGATGCtttgaaaaaatcaaacatcCCCATAGTGCACCATCTTGGTTATCTGGATTTGTTTATACTATCAGCAAAATGCCAGCAGAAAAGAGaagaaatttttactttaagtcACCCAGGTGGTCATCCACATTCGTGGAATGGTATTTTCCTGGAGTGTACAAATTTAGTAAAACAGTTTACAAGTGATCTTAACCAAACATTGAAGGAAGCAACAAGTACTGAAAAAGAAGTAGCCAAACCACTCGCTGAAGAAGtcacaaattttcattttcattcccATAATATGAGGAAACTTGCTTCTCCCATGGGGAACACGGACATTGTCAATGTAAAGCCAAAAGAATATCAAAGTGGTGTTGAAATCGCATTCCTTCATGTCCAAAATTGGTTGATTACCAAGTTGCAGCAACTGTACAAGAAACCTTATGTAGCCTATTTCTTTTTGGAATCGCCAACGTCTCGTATAAACTACCTGTTGTGTCAGTGCCAACCAGTGATCTGGGCAGTGGAGAGTTTAGCATTTCTTGCTGCTGCGTCTCTGACTGAAGACCGGTATGGAATTGTACAGCAAGACTTATCAGAAATAATTACCTTAATTATTACCCTAAAACAAGTTCTCgacaaactttttaaacaaaatcttattGTTAAGAAGTCATTTCCAAATGATCCACTAGATGTTCAAATGAAATACCTCTTAAGGTCGTCTGTAAAGAGAAGTTTATATAGGATTTCTGTCAATTTTGGTCCCTATATCAGAGACCTTAAATTACCAGTTGATGTCGAAGTTCAAATGAACCATTTCATAGCATTCAAGGAGGtatgaaaaagttaattttaagttgTCTAAACAACAtatctggttttgtttgttttatattcaactacaaattaactttattatagcaaaatgttgttttaaataatatgaagatTACCATACtacttgtttaatttattttggtttagcTATAAAGATTTTCTCTTCCAATTTTGAAGTGTTCACTACATAGGTAAATAATGTAAGTACtgtattgcaatttattattaatcttaagcAGTTAAACATCCATTTATTGAAAgctaattattaaaactcatATATTGTGAAAATTCAAAACTGAgtataaattttgttgtaatttaattatatgtccCAAAGAATGTGTTCATTTATGCTCAGTTTAGCCGAAAAATCATTTTATATCGATTGTACActgtaaattatttgaaatttgtgtttggtataaaattaattacacaaattataaacaaagtcCAGACACTAGTAACTGTTCTGAATATGTAAGTATGGGTTTTAGCTAAAAACATTAGCTTGAGAATCTAATTCTTGGTATTACTATATCTAAAGTTTGTATCTGATTTTAATAATCTGCAGCCAAATGAGCTGCTATGTGGTACGGTATGTATTATAAATCCCTAAAAAAACTCCTAGGCTGTAATAAACTcatgaaatttttacaattatgtgAACCTAGTCTACAAAACTGTTACCATAAGTAATCGTGACATTCGTTTTCCTTGTACCATATATGATCGTAGatactaaaatattgatttaagcTTTCCTAGGATTAAAGAAGTGAAGTGAAGAAAATTCCTCTTTGTAGAAACCTTGGGTTGAGTGTATATAGATATAGTCTGGTTAATTGAAAATAGTAGGCTAAAGTAATTATGTACAGAGCAACTTAAATTGCTGAATATAGACTTCAGTGATTTTTTCCCTATCTTATTTAGATAttactttcaatttttaataaacttccagaATCAACTTTCTCTACTTAATCTTTAATTAGCCTAATTCATACTCTAGTTACtagtatttaataacaaaagtcTACCATGCAATTTAGTGgcgattttttaaatgtaagcctcatcatattatatttttatttttgccttGTCGTTAATAAAACTAACTGATTAACACCTTCTTTATTCTTCTTGagtaattgaatttttgaaaaaaaaaacttcttaaaaaactACATGTTAAGGCTATAACAATTCAGTACCAGATGAAAGATACATTTAATCTTATTACAGGtccaataaaaaaccaaatatatccATACTCATGCTATCAgtcttaataaattttaaaattgtcccCTGCTTAGTAAAATctcaaagtgttttaaaatgtttatttttccgTACGGATTTATTCTTCTAAAACAACAGAGATActtgattttataaaagttgttattgatACGAGTTTTATATTACCGTTTATTTAGTCTGACATATACTAGGATactgttgtttttaataaatatataaatttgttttaaatttattttctctagaTAGGTTATAACTAAACAATGTTCATTAGAATTTCAACTTGGTGGTGTAATTAAGAAAACACAATAGCCTACCTATTGTTTAATGTGTTATGcctatattatttacaatacttcaatATAATATGTTCACCAAAACTCCTCAGtgattagttatttaataatttctttgtatttttaatgaagtgTATTATAATAACGATAACCTAAATGGTCAATTAATAGGTAAATGCATACCATTTCTTTTACTGATTGAATTTGTGACGACAAAGATATTTTGTTCCGTAACACTCCAGTAATGATACTGCAGGGTCTGAATAAGCCCTTACCACATTATTACATGGGacttaaagggttaataatatacaatgcattataagtttaaacatttaaaacaaatttacttataggcaacaaaaaaaattttaatgggcaacatacatttttaaatacttagtCTTTGGTATTTTAAGTGTTACTTGGGTTTCCATAATTCCTAAAAAGATCTTGTATTCTAATATTTGCTGTAAACAAGATCAGAGATACATATTTTATGGTAGAGAGATGAACTACTTCATCAAAAttccaaatgtttatacaaagtTCTGTAGTTCAAAACTTGGTGATCTTAACTTTGTTGATACCGATAATTGTTATTGTGAACTAAATGTTATTTgtgtaattgttattttgttataacacATGTTAGTTGCGGTTAATGTCTTATCAATAATCATTTAATTAGGCCTAACCTTGTATAATAACCTTTACTCATTGAATGATTTAAGAAACATGTTCAATCTTCGGTAATTATatatcataaacaaaaatatctgtaTTAATAATGACCTGTACTTATTGT
Proteins encoded in this region:
- the LOC124363285 gene encoding nucleoporin NDC1, with the protein product MLNTMKQIQETAVISSMRPENSKNPETHVWRMRMAVLWSLAMQFILLFVFILFTNLDIFHPFTWIANCFRTFISLSIWLKLLTLVVVIYIQGEVCKKDYVTGPIYHSTRFQKICKVFSVRNLLLLLLHMVIGATIFWIYITISGKSYESLTKQCYESTMNKNSETCLVERKFFLMLGGIWLGMYYFANDYMFGSRALTFPLIQQYKFYRMKAALKQNIQKSVKESILPTVTFLILYYLYGGYVRNKFIELTLYRLDSEPIDSITGLMNINLVLSLWLFSSIFIVALQMMELLFNVYLTEHCSFPITLATSPSQNCMSLIDALKKSNIPIVHHLGYLDLFILSAKCQQKREEIFTLSHPGGHPHSWNGIFLECTNLVKQFTSDLNQTLKEATSTEKEVAKPLAEEVTNFHFHSHNMRKLASPMGNTDIVNVKPKEYQSGVEIAFLHVQNWLITKLQQLYKKPYVAYFFLESPTSRINYLLCQCQPVIWAVESLAFLAAASLTEDRYGIVQQDLSEIITLIITLKQVLDKLFKQNLIVKKSFPNDPLDVQMKYLLRSSVKRSLYRISVNFGPYIRDLKLPVDVEVQMNHFIAFKEV